Proteins encoded within one genomic window of Vanrija pseudolonga chromosome 3, complete sequence:
- the KY gene encoding Kyphoscoliosis peptidase has product MAEDEEPQFKSLKDRIAALNLGAGGAAPVPAPAPLAPKARPSPLVPASKPAPPAPRPHHHEELHNGDDAAELPQYIAKRGLPPPKTNGSVAPPPTHTARDEKQLDRLKRPTAPKVFPKRPEKPAPTYSYHKEMAPPVRRTSSSTSAEHDTPTSPPRAPPLLPHRGSDATPSLPPRRPSIEPEAHRPGLPPRKPSDNTPKLPPRRPSVDPHHAAPGLPARRPSIEPVARAVPPLPSKPPLPTTSKPPLPTSSKPALPSAPKPALPSSAKPGLPSSAKPTLPSSPKPASPAPPRKLQWPPQELTPDEVPSTPPVNDRGAPPPVPLASRPTSKPKPAAQFYAGHHPDPPDCLVCRDFSQPDHYAASYPRASLPAHDAVGYLAEALCDPFPSATDKARAIFTWFHYNVAYDVAMFCSGNLRGMSPEETIRTGMAVCQGYADTFAAIAQRAGLECVVVSGHGKGAGIKDWVQGEPIPRMDSNHAWNAVRIEGGWKLVDACWGAGNIDLAAQTYDAHFNPIHFSMLNDDFGRTHFPKDPGQFYVPNPPSWEEYVVGSNGGFARPIVTSTAHEEGINQWSIEPSISPIPLVASDPPSVRFQMTTVCPHWNAATNGKGPEYLFMLYMPWRKGKEVLMPMEHGGGWWWLDVSIDELARGRGQKVTVVVLTSLSGRDGRGITSEEYAQSLRSHGAWSFSNMFIASWDL; this is encoded by the coding sequence ATGGCCGAAGACGAAGAGCCGCAGTTCAAGAGCCTCAAGGACCgcatcgcggcgctcaacctcggcgcggggggtGCAGCGCCCGTGCCAGCACCGGCTCCGCTAGCACCAAAGGCACGGCCCTCACCGCTGGTCCCAGCGTCCAAGCCTGCACCGCCCGCTCCAAggccccaccaccacgaggAGCTGCacaatggcgacgacgccgccgagctcccgCAGTACATCGCCAAGCGCGGGTTACCGCCCCCAAAGACCAACGGCTCtgtcgccccgcccccgaccCACACTGCACGCGACGAGAAgcagctcgaccgcctcaAGCGCCCGACGGCCCCCAAGGTCTTTCCCAAGCGGCCGGAGAAGCCAGCCCCAACGTACAGCTACCACAAGGAGATGGCGCCGCCTGTACGgcggacgtcgtcgtcgacatcaGCGGAACACGACACGCCGACAAGCCccccgcgagcgccgccccTGCTTCCCCACCGTGGCTCTGACGCAACTCCAAGCTTACCTCCCCGCCGTCCATCGATCGAGCCGGAGGCACACCGGCCGGGTCTTCCCCCACGCAAACCGTCAGACAACACGCCCAAGctcccgccccgccggccgTCGGTGGACCCACATCACGCCGCCCCGGGGCTGCCTGCTCGCCGGCCGTCGATCGAGCCCGTTGCTCGCGCGGTGCCGCCCCTGCCTTCCAAGCCACCATTACCGACCACCTCcaagccgccgctgccgacgtcgtcaaAGCCCGCACTACCGTCTGCACCGAAGCCTGCGCTGCCGTCTTCGGCCAAGCCGGGGCTGCCATCGTCAGCCAAGCCGACATTGCCGTCCTCACCGAAGCCCGCGTCGCCAGCCCCGCCACGAAAGCTCCAGTGGCCCCCGCAGGAGCTCACTCCAGACGAGGTGCCCTCAACACCGCCAGTCAACGACCGCGGCGCACCTCCACCTGTGCCGCTCGCCTCTCGCCCCACGTCCAAGCCGAAGCCTGCGGCCCAGTTCTACGCCggccaccaccccgacccgCCAGACTGCCTCGTCTGCCGCGACTTCTCCCAGCCGGACCACTATGCGGCGTCGTACCCGCGTGCGAGTCTCCCTGCGCACGACGCGGTCGGATATCTCGCCGAAGCGCTGTGCGACCCGTTCCCTTCTGCGACAGACAAGGCGCGAGCCATCTTCACGTGGTTCCACTACAACGTCGCATACGACGTTGCGATGTTCTGCTCGGGTAACCTGAGAGGCATGAGCCCCGAGGAGACGATCCGCACCGGTATGGCTGTGTGCCAGGGCTACGCGGACACGTTTGCCGCCAttgcgcagcgcgcaggGCTCGAGTGCGTTGTCGTCAGCGGACACGGCAAGGGCGCCGGCATCAAGGACTGGGTGCAGGGCGAGCCGATCCCGCGGATGGACTCGAACCATGCGTGGAACGCGGTCCGTATCGAAGGGGGGTggaagctcgtcgacgcgtgcTGGGGTGCGGGGAATATCGATCTCGCGGCCCAGACGTACGACGCGCACTTTAACCCGATCCACTTCTCGATGCTCAACGATGACTTTGGAAGAACGCATTTCCCCAAGGACCCAGGCCAGTTCTACGTGCCCaacccgccgagctgggagGAGTATGTCGTCGGCTCAAACGGCGGTTTCGCGCGTCCGATCGTCACGAGCACCGCGCACGAGGAGGGGATCAACCAGTGGAGCATCGAGCCGAGCATCAGCCCCAtcccgctcgtcgcgtccgacCCGCCGAGCGTGCGGTTCCAGATGACGACCGTGTGCCCGCACTGGAACGCGGCGACGAACGGAAAGGGCCCAGAATACCTGTTCATGCTGTACATGCCTTGGCGGAAAGGCAAGGAGGTGCTCATGCCCATGGAGCAtggcggcgggtggtggtggctcgaCGTCTccatcgacgagctcgcacgagggcgggggcagAAGGTCACTGTGGTGGTCCTCACCTCGCTCAGTGGACGCGATGGGCGAGGCATCACGTCGGAGGAGTACGCCCAGAGTCTGCGGAGCCACGGTGCGTGGAGCTTCTCCAACATGTTCATCGCGTCCTGGGATCTGTAG
- the Mad2l2 gene encoding Mitotic spindle assembly checkpoint protein MAD2B encodes MPPNARAGPSRLPDRVEPQGPLGISFKETVDTLASFLEVVIHTILCIRQVYPPTTFTRRRAHGVAVYQSRHPAVRDYVSKVVAAIRDEMDKGTARRVTVVIKTTTTGLPLERFIIDVGYMPLEGMEGPGREAKIMNAPTSEDLSLRLRAFLIRLAALDGQLLDNPDDTTWAIIVETNDNVEPGAAEGAQTPWVPALAADTLATNSAITPHHEPLLSVRAVETGVIDLRMMVQECAAKTGVDHLDI; translated from the exons aTGCCACCAAACGCAAGAGCTGGGCCATCACGCCTACCAGATAGAGTCGAACCACAAGGCCCTCTAGGCATCAGCTTCAAGG AAACGGTCGACACCCTTGCCTCGTTCC tcgAGGTCGTAATCCACACCATTCTCTGCATTCGCCAAGTATACCCGCCCACAACGTTCACCAGGCGCCGCGCACACGGTGTGGCAGTGTACCAATCACGGCACCCAGCAGTACGCGACTATGTCTCCAAAGTCGTCGCTGCGATCCGGGACGAGATGGACAAGGGGACCGCGAGGCGCGTGACCGTCGTGATTAagaccacgacgacggggctGCCGCTTGAACGGTTCATCATTGACGTTGGATATATGCCGCTTGAGGGGATGGAGGGGCCAGGGAGGGAAGCGAA AATCATGAACGCTCCGACTTCAGAGGACCTCTCACTCCGCCTTCGCGCGTTCCTCAtccgcctcgctgcgcttGACGGTCAGCTGTTAGACAACCCAG ATGACACAACATGGGCAATAATTGTCGAGACGAacgacaatgtcgagccAGGCGCGGCAGAAGGG GCCCAAACGCCATGGGTTCCTGCActcgccgctgacacacTCGCGACCAACTCGGCAATAACACCACACCACGAGCCGCTGCTCAGCGTCCGGGCCGTCGAGACAGGCGTCATTGAC CTCCGGATGATGGTGCAAGAGTGCGCAGCTAAGACTGGGGTCGACCACCTGGACATCTAA